In Alosa alosa isolate M-15738 ecotype Scorff River chromosome 19, AALO_Geno_1.1, whole genome shotgun sequence, a genomic segment contains:
- the dglucy gene encoding D-glutamate cyclase, mitochondrial isoform X1: MPLTKSLTPAALRNIIREHSHTLENTSGIAAGFLQANVVILHKNLADDFEAFCRANGSPLPLLYRSQTGEWGCPPLAANADIRTDCPQYCVFENGVLTSKVANLLPYTSQLQNMVSFYLGCSFSFESALEKAGVPVRNVEQGKNVSMFRTARPCQRVGGFECPLVVTMRPVPQDKLDIVAQCTHLIPQAHGGPVHIGDPAMLGIQDLTQPEYGDPVESRSGDVPVFWACGVTGVEAVQSSKASLAFTHSPGCMFVTDKEDMATSPLTVKPSECPETFCISQNPLHYSIASKATVEKIRQLEEIAVEDPGQRGIRVLFVQDELVRSCLSLSHASSVLITTGFPTHYMHDPPEETDGPPGAIAMAATLQSLGKQVAVVTDQRALDMNRRIVQDAVERGVIKTAVPLLSFQNTGPDAAIHFLCHDGDPNKPRYDHLVAIERSGRASDGNYYNMRMVNIKHLVDPIDDLFTAASSIPGISTTGIGDGGNELGMGKVKDLVKTHMPNGGVIACDVPADFAVTTGVSNWGGYAVACGLYLLNCCPIHLRYLQCGLGQPPTAQDQEAWANSLPTVEKEEELLSILVKYGVRSGKTGNLALEVDGLTFHPTHSDLIRRLREVTLPAPSSS; this comes from the exons GGTTCCTCCAGGCCAATGTTGTCATCCTGCACAAGAACCTGGCGGATGACTTTGAGGCATTCTGTCGTGCCAATGGCAGCCCCCTGCCTCTGCTGTACCGGAGCCAGACAGGAGAATGGGGATGCCCTCCCCTGGCTGCCAATGCAGACATTAG GACAGACTGTCCCCAGTACTGTGTGTTTGAGAATGGTGTGTTGACCAGCAAAGTGGCCAACCTGCTGCCTTACACCAGTCAGTTGCAGAACATGGTGAGCTTCTACCTGGGCTGCAGCTTTAGCTTTGAGAGTGCCTTGGAGAAGGCCGGCGTGCCTGTACGCAACGTGGAACAAGGCAAAAATGTCAGCATGTTCAGG ACTGCGCGGCCCTGTCAGAGAGTTGGTGGCTTTGAGTGCCCTCTTGTGGTCACAATGAGACCTGTGCCTCAGGACAAGCTGGACATTGTGGCCCAGTGTACCCACCTGATCCCACAGGCTCATGGAGGCCCGGTCCACATTGGAGATCCAG CGATGCTGGGTATCCAGGATTTGACCCAACCAGAGTACGGAGACCCAGTGGAGTCCCGCTCAGGAGATGTGCCAGTTTTCTGGGCCTGTGGCGTGACTGGCGTCGAGGCAGTTCAGAGCAGCA agGCTTCCCTGGCCTTCACCCACTCCCCAGGCTGCATGTTTGTGACCGATAAAGAGGACATGGCCACGTCCCCGCTCACAGTCAAACCATCTGAATGCCCGGAGACCTTCTGCATTTCCCAGAATCCCTTGCACTACAGCATCGCCTCCAAGGCCACTGTGGAGAAAATTCGACAGCTGGAGGAGATTGCTGTGGAAGATCCTG GCCAGCGGGGTATAAGGGTGCTGTTTGTCCAGGACGAGCTGGTCAGGTCATGCCTTTCCCTCTCCCACGCCTCGTCCGTGCTCATCACCACCGGCTTCCCCACCCACTACATGCACGACCCGCCCGAGGAGACAGACGGCCCGCCGGGCGCCATTGCCATGGCCGCCACGCTCCAGTCCCTGGGCAAGCAGGTGGCTGTGGTGACGGACCAGCGCGCCCTGGACATGAACCGAAGGATCGTTCAGGACGCCgtggagagag GTGTGATAAAGACAGCTGTCCCCCTGCTCAGCTTCCAAAACACGGGGCCAGATGCGgccattcacttcctgtgtcATGATGGAGACCCTAATAAACCCAG GTATGACCACTTGGTGGCAATAGAGCGCAGTGGCAGGGCATCAGACGGAAACTACTACAACATGAGGATGGTGAACATCAAGCACCTGGTGGATCCTATTGATGACCTCTTCACTGCTGCCAGCTCCATCCCTGGTATTTCTACCACAG GCATAGGCGATGGAGGTAATGAGTTGGGCATGGGCAAAGTGAAGGATCTGGTGAAAACTCACATGCCCAATGGGGGTGTCATTGCCTGTGATGTGCCTGCTGACTTTGCTGTAACCACAG GTGTATCTAACTGGGGAGGCTATGCAGTTGCCTGTGGTCTGTACCTTCTGAACTGCTGTCCTATCCACCTGCGCTACCTGCAATGTGGTCTGGGCCAGCCCCCTACAGCTCAAGACCAGGAGGCCTGGGCCAACAGCCTGCCCACGGTGGAGAAG gaggaagagcttCTGTCCATCCTTGTGAAGTATGGTGTGCGCAGTGGAAAGACGGGGAACCTGGCTCTGGAGGTGGATGGCTTGACCTTTCACCCCACGCACTCTGACCTCATTAGGCGCCTGAGAGAGGTCACTCTGCCTGCCCCGTCCTCCTCTTAG
- the LOC125284503 gene encoding ovarian cancer G-protein coupled receptor 1, translating to MSTNDSDVINCTITHEIHQNLFAGAYIIILLVGLPANGYSLYHAWLQLRVRNELGVYLLNLTISDLLYLASLPMWLQYIFSGDDWQHKEWLCQLCGVLLYENIYISIGFLCCISIDRYLAVVYPFRFSSFRSMRAATLVSAFIWLKELAVGTIFFTHRATSVDITNQRVCFEHYPMKSWEYPVNYYRFYVGFLFPLVILSVSYFRVLRAVGKSAGTQTAQKTRIKHLVTSTILIFLVCFSPYHVFLLVRTMLERSCDFIEKIFNYYHFSLLLTSFNCVADPALYCFVSESAQRGIQDAQRACARAVCCCCHRRRSQNKGMAITGRLAVTATKSSEVATANEGRTATPMVTLLQPMKTSEDV from the coding sequence ATGTCCACCAACGACTCAGATGTCATCAACTGCACCATCACACACGAGATCCACCAGAACCTCTTCGCCGGCGCCTACATCATCATCCTGTTGGTGGGCCTCCCTGCCAACGGCTACTCCCTCTACCATGCCTGGCTGCAGCTGCGGGTGCGGAACGAGCTGGGCGTCTACCTGCTGAACCTGACCATCTCCGACCTGCTCTACCTGGCCTCGCTGCCCATGTGGCTGCAGTACATCTTCTCCGGGGACGACTGGCAGCACAAAGAGTGGCTGTGCCAGCTGTGCGGCGTCCTGCTCTACGAGAACATCTACATCTCCATCGGCTTCCTCTGCTGCATCTCCATCGACCGCTACCTGGCCGTGGTCTACCCCTTCCGCTTCTCCTCGTTCCGCTCCATGCGGGCGGCCACGCTGGTCAGCGCCTTCATCTGGCTCAAGGAACTGGCAGTGGGCACCATCTTTTTCACCCACAGAGCCACAAGTGTGGACATCACCAACCAGCGGGTGTGCTTTGAGCACTACCCGATGAAGTCCTGGGAGTACCCGGTGAACTATTACCGCTTCTACGTGGGCTTCCTCTTCCCACTGGTCATCTTGTCCGTGTCGTACTTCCGTGTCCTGCGCGCGGTGGGCAAGAGCGCCGGCACGCAGACGGCGCAGAAGACGCGCATCAAGCACCTGGTGACCAGCACCATCCTCATCTTCCTGGTGTGCTTCTCGCCGTACCACGTGTTCCTGCTGGTGCGGACCATGCTGGAGAGGAGTTGCGACTTCATCGAGAAGATCTTCAACTACTACCACTTCTCGCTGCTGCTCACCAGCTTCAACTGCGTGGCCGACCCGGCGCTCTACTGCTTCGTGAGCGAGAGCGCCCAGCGGGGCATCCAGGACGCGCAGCGGGCGTGCGCCAGGGccgtgtgctgctgctgccaccgccGGCGCTCCCAGAACAAGGGGATGGCCATCACTGGGCGACTGGCGGTCACCGCGACAAAGTCTAGCGAGGTCGCTACTGCCAATGAAGGCAGAACTGCCACGCCCATGGTCACTTTGTTACAGCCAATGAAAACCAGTGAGGATGTATGA
- the dglucy gene encoding D-glutamate cyclase, mitochondrial isoform X3 — translation MPLTKSLTPAALRNIIREHSHTLENTSGIAAGFLQANVVILHKNLADDFEAFCRANGSPLPLLYRSQTGEWGCPPLAANADIRTDCPQYCVFENGVLTSKVANLLPYTSQLQNMTARPCQRVGGFECPLVVTMRPVPQDKLDIVAQCTHLIPQAHGGPVHIGDPAMLGIQDLTQPEYGDPVESRSGDVPVFWACGVTGVEAVQSSKASLAFTHSPGCMFVTDKEDMATSPLTVKPSECPETFCISQNPLHYSIASKATVEKIRQLEEIAVEDPGQRGIRVLFVQDELVRSCLSLSHASSVLITTGFPTHYMHDPPEETDGPPGAIAMAATLQSLGKQVAVVTDQRALDMNRRIVQDAVERGVIKTAVPLLSFQNTGPDAAIHFLCHDGDPNKPRYDHLVAIERSGRASDGNYYNMRMVNIKHLVDPIDDLFTAASSIPGISTTGIGDGGNELGMGKVKDLVKTHMPNGGVIACDVPADFAVTTGVSNWGGYAVACGLYLLNCCPIHLRYLQCGLGQPPTAQDQEAWANSLPTVEKEEELLSILVKYGVRSGKTGNLALEVDGLTFHPTHSDLIRRLREVTLPAPSSS, via the exons GGTTCCTCCAGGCCAATGTTGTCATCCTGCACAAGAACCTGGCGGATGACTTTGAGGCATTCTGTCGTGCCAATGGCAGCCCCCTGCCTCTGCTGTACCGGAGCCAGACAGGAGAATGGGGATGCCCTCCCCTGGCTGCCAATGCAGACATTAG GACAGACTGTCCCCAGTACTGTGTGTTTGAGAATGGTGTGTTGACCAGCAAAGTGGCCAACCTGCTGCCTTACACCAGTCAGTTGCAGAACATG ACTGCGCGGCCCTGTCAGAGAGTTGGTGGCTTTGAGTGCCCTCTTGTGGTCACAATGAGACCTGTGCCTCAGGACAAGCTGGACATTGTGGCCCAGTGTACCCACCTGATCCCACAGGCTCATGGAGGCCCGGTCCACATTGGAGATCCAG CGATGCTGGGTATCCAGGATTTGACCCAACCAGAGTACGGAGACCCAGTGGAGTCCCGCTCAGGAGATGTGCCAGTTTTCTGGGCCTGTGGCGTGACTGGCGTCGAGGCAGTTCAGAGCAGCA agGCTTCCCTGGCCTTCACCCACTCCCCAGGCTGCATGTTTGTGACCGATAAAGAGGACATGGCCACGTCCCCGCTCACAGTCAAACCATCTGAATGCCCGGAGACCTTCTGCATTTCCCAGAATCCCTTGCACTACAGCATCGCCTCCAAGGCCACTGTGGAGAAAATTCGACAGCTGGAGGAGATTGCTGTGGAAGATCCTG GCCAGCGGGGTATAAGGGTGCTGTTTGTCCAGGACGAGCTGGTCAGGTCATGCCTTTCCCTCTCCCACGCCTCGTCCGTGCTCATCACCACCGGCTTCCCCACCCACTACATGCACGACCCGCCCGAGGAGACAGACGGCCCGCCGGGCGCCATTGCCATGGCCGCCACGCTCCAGTCCCTGGGCAAGCAGGTGGCTGTGGTGACGGACCAGCGCGCCCTGGACATGAACCGAAGGATCGTTCAGGACGCCgtggagagag GTGTGATAAAGACAGCTGTCCCCCTGCTCAGCTTCCAAAACACGGGGCCAGATGCGgccattcacttcctgtgtcATGATGGAGACCCTAATAAACCCAG GTATGACCACTTGGTGGCAATAGAGCGCAGTGGCAGGGCATCAGACGGAAACTACTACAACATGAGGATGGTGAACATCAAGCACCTGGTGGATCCTATTGATGACCTCTTCACTGCTGCCAGCTCCATCCCTGGTATTTCTACCACAG GCATAGGCGATGGAGGTAATGAGTTGGGCATGGGCAAAGTGAAGGATCTGGTGAAAACTCACATGCCCAATGGGGGTGTCATTGCCTGTGATGTGCCTGCTGACTTTGCTGTAACCACAG GTGTATCTAACTGGGGAGGCTATGCAGTTGCCTGTGGTCTGTACCTTCTGAACTGCTGTCCTATCCACCTGCGCTACCTGCAATGTGGTCTGGGCCAGCCCCCTACAGCTCAAGACCAGGAGGCCTGGGCCAACAGCCTGCCCACGGTGGAGAAG gaggaagagcttCTGTCCATCCTTGTGAAGTATGGTGTGCGCAGTGGAAAGACGGGGAACCTGGCTCTGGAGGTGGATGGCTTGACCTTTCACCCCACGCACTCTGACCTCATTAGGCGCCTGAGAGAGGTCACTCTGCCTGCCCCGTCCTCCTCTTAG
- the dglucy gene encoding D-glutamate cyclase, mitochondrial isoform X2: MLTQAIRGSRLISQTKFYTWGTRMRMDSGFLQANVVILHKNLADDFEAFCRANGSPLPLLYRSQTGEWGCPPLAANADIRTDCPQYCVFENGVLTSKVANLLPYTSQLQNMVSFYLGCSFSFESALEKAGVPVRNVEQGKNVSMFRTARPCQRVGGFECPLVVTMRPVPQDKLDIVAQCTHLIPQAHGGPVHIGDPAMLGIQDLTQPEYGDPVESRSGDVPVFWACGVTGVEAVQSSKASLAFTHSPGCMFVTDKEDMATSPLTVKPSECPETFCISQNPLHYSIASKATVEKIRQLEEIAVEDPGQRGIRVLFVQDELVRSCLSLSHASSVLITTGFPTHYMHDPPEETDGPPGAIAMAATLQSLGKQVAVVTDQRALDMNRRIVQDAVERGVIKTAVPLLSFQNTGPDAAIHFLCHDGDPNKPRYDHLVAIERSGRASDGNYYNMRMVNIKHLVDPIDDLFTAASSIPGISTTGIGDGGNELGMGKVKDLVKTHMPNGGVIACDVPADFAVTTGVSNWGGYAVACGLYLLNCCPIHLRYLQCGLGQPPTAQDQEAWANSLPTVEKEEELLSILVKYGVRSGKTGNLALEVDGLTFHPTHSDLIRRLREVTLPAPSSS, from the exons GGTTCCTCCAGGCCAATGTTGTCATCCTGCACAAGAACCTGGCGGATGACTTTGAGGCATTCTGTCGTGCCAATGGCAGCCCCCTGCCTCTGCTGTACCGGAGCCAGACAGGAGAATGGGGATGCCCTCCCCTGGCTGCCAATGCAGACATTAG GACAGACTGTCCCCAGTACTGTGTGTTTGAGAATGGTGTGTTGACCAGCAAAGTGGCCAACCTGCTGCCTTACACCAGTCAGTTGCAGAACATGGTGAGCTTCTACCTGGGCTGCAGCTTTAGCTTTGAGAGTGCCTTGGAGAAGGCCGGCGTGCCTGTACGCAACGTGGAACAAGGCAAAAATGTCAGCATGTTCAGG ACTGCGCGGCCCTGTCAGAGAGTTGGTGGCTTTGAGTGCCCTCTTGTGGTCACAATGAGACCTGTGCCTCAGGACAAGCTGGACATTGTGGCCCAGTGTACCCACCTGATCCCACAGGCTCATGGAGGCCCGGTCCACATTGGAGATCCAG CGATGCTGGGTATCCAGGATTTGACCCAACCAGAGTACGGAGACCCAGTGGAGTCCCGCTCAGGAGATGTGCCAGTTTTCTGGGCCTGTGGCGTGACTGGCGTCGAGGCAGTTCAGAGCAGCA agGCTTCCCTGGCCTTCACCCACTCCCCAGGCTGCATGTTTGTGACCGATAAAGAGGACATGGCCACGTCCCCGCTCACAGTCAAACCATCTGAATGCCCGGAGACCTTCTGCATTTCCCAGAATCCCTTGCACTACAGCATCGCCTCCAAGGCCACTGTGGAGAAAATTCGACAGCTGGAGGAGATTGCTGTGGAAGATCCTG GCCAGCGGGGTATAAGGGTGCTGTTTGTCCAGGACGAGCTGGTCAGGTCATGCCTTTCCCTCTCCCACGCCTCGTCCGTGCTCATCACCACCGGCTTCCCCACCCACTACATGCACGACCCGCCCGAGGAGACAGACGGCCCGCCGGGCGCCATTGCCATGGCCGCCACGCTCCAGTCCCTGGGCAAGCAGGTGGCTGTGGTGACGGACCAGCGCGCCCTGGACATGAACCGAAGGATCGTTCAGGACGCCgtggagagag GTGTGATAAAGACAGCTGTCCCCCTGCTCAGCTTCCAAAACACGGGGCCAGATGCGgccattcacttcctgtgtcATGATGGAGACCCTAATAAACCCAG GTATGACCACTTGGTGGCAATAGAGCGCAGTGGCAGGGCATCAGACGGAAACTACTACAACATGAGGATGGTGAACATCAAGCACCTGGTGGATCCTATTGATGACCTCTTCACTGCTGCCAGCTCCATCCCTGGTATTTCTACCACAG GCATAGGCGATGGAGGTAATGAGTTGGGCATGGGCAAAGTGAAGGATCTGGTGAAAACTCACATGCCCAATGGGGGTGTCATTGCCTGTGATGTGCCTGCTGACTTTGCTGTAACCACAG GTGTATCTAACTGGGGAGGCTATGCAGTTGCCTGTGGTCTGTACCTTCTGAACTGCTGTCCTATCCACCTGCGCTACCTGCAATGTGGTCTGGGCCAGCCCCCTACAGCTCAAGACCAGGAGGCCTGGGCCAACAGCCTGCCCACGGTGGAGAAG gaggaagagcttCTGTCCATCCTTGTGAAGTATGGTGTGCGCAGTGGAAAGACGGGGAACCTGGCTCTGGAGGTGGATGGCTTGACCTTTCACCCCACGCACTCTGACCTCATTAGGCGCCTGAGAGAGGTCACTCTGCCTGCCCCGTCCTCCTCTTAG